A single genomic interval of Terriglobus albidus harbors:
- a CDS encoding efflux RND transporter periplasmic adaptor subunit, translating to MDIQRPDIRLKKQRRQWILGGVLVLVLSVVGWAVSRLKPAAPTVDRATVWTDTVKQGPLLRQVRGPGTLVPREDRIRLIPSETEATVVRIRVLPGAKVEPDTIVMDLVDPTVQQELLDAELQLKAAQTDLMNVKAKLDSDLMTQQAGAATVSADYKQAKLQAQTDKSLYDLGVISGLTYSASKGKADELTTRDEIEKKRITVNEKAIETQIAVQQTKVDQARALLALKQRQQEALSVRAGISGVLVDLPHQVGEHVAPGTTLAKVVQPDQLKASLKIAETQARDIQIGQPSEIDTHNGVIPGKVMRIDPAVVNGTVTVDVELAGALPQGARPDLSVDGEIDLDRLSNVLFVGRPAFGNENSTISLFRLGSDGKTAVRVPVKVGKASVNAIQVIEGLQSGDTVILSDMSRWENTDRIRLE from the coding sequence ATGGACATCCAAAGACCTGATATCAGGCTGAAGAAGCAGCGGCGGCAGTGGATCTTAGGTGGCGTTCTGGTGCTGGTGCTGTCGGTAGTGGGATGGGCTGTCTCTCGCCTGAAGCCTGCCGCACCGACCGTTGATCGTGCGACCGTGTGGACCGACACCGTAAAGCAGGGACCGCTGCTGCGCCAGGTTCGCGGGCCGGGCACGCTGGTTCCGCGCGAAGATCGCATTCGCCTTATCCCCTCCGAAACGGAAGCGACCGTAGTCCGTATTCGGGTTCTTCCCGGCGCGAAGGTCGAGCCGGACACCATCGTGATGGACCTGGTCGATCCGACCGTGCAGCAGGAGCTTCTGGATGCCGAGCTACAGTTGAAGGCCGCGCAGACCGACCTGATGAACGTGAAGGCAAAGCTTGACAGCGACCTCATGACCCAGCAGGCCGGAGCCGCAACCGTCAGCGCCGACTACAAACAGGCGAAGCTGCAGGCCCAAACGGACAAATCGCTCTATGACCTGGGCGTCATCAGCGGCTTGACCTACAGCGCCTCCAAGGGTAAGGCCGACGAGCTGACAACCCGGGATGAGATTGAGAAGAAGCGGATCACCGTCAACGAGAAGGCGATCGAGACCCAGATTGCCGTACAGCAGACCAAAGTCGACCAGGCGCGCGCTCTGCTTGCCCTGAAACAGCGGCAGCAGGAGGCCCTGAGCGTCCGGGCTGGTATTAGCGGCGTCCTCGTTGATCTTCCTCACCAGGTGGGCGAACATGTGGCGCCGGGCACAACCCTGGCGAAAGTCGTCCAGCCGGACCAGCTCAAGGCAAGTCTGAAGATCGCCGAGACGCAGGCGCGCGATATCCAGATCGGCCAGCCCTCTGAGATTGACACCCACAACGGCGTCATCCCCGGCAAAGTGATGCGTATTGACCCCGCCGTAGTGAACGGAACCGTGACCGTTGACGTAGAACTAGCTGGCGCTCTTCCGCAGGGAGCGCGTCCGGACCTCAGCGTCGATGGCGAAATTGATCTCGACCGGCTATCCAACGTACTGTTTGTGGGCCGTCCCGCATTCGGCAACGAGAACAGCACGATCAGCCTTTTCCGCCTGGGCTCTGATGGAAAGACCGCGGTACGGGTTCCGGTAAAGGTTGGCAAAGCATCGGTGAATGCAATCCAGGTTATTGAAGGATTGCAGTCCGGAGACACCGTGATCCTGTCGGATATGAGCCGATGGGAGAACACAGACAGAATTCGCCTGGAATAG